The proteins below are encoded in one region of Juglans microcarpa x Juglans regia isolate MS1-56 chromosome 4D, Jm3101_v1.0, whole genome shotgun sequence:
- the LOC121259679 gene encoding tubulin alpha-1 chain-like isoform X1 codes for MRECISVHIGQAGIQVGNACWELYCLEHGIQPDGQMPSDKTVGGGDDAFNTFFSETGAGKHVPRAVFVDLEPTVIDEVRTGTYRQLFHPEQLISGKEDAANNFARGHYTSKDLSFIFPLLTYATLFFFNCLCASFDSVGKEIVDLCLDRIRKLADNCTGLQGFLVFNAVGGGTGSGLGSLLLERLSVDYGKKSKLGFTVYPSPQVSTSVVEPYNSVLSTHSLLEHTDVAVLLDNEAIYDICRRSLDIERPTYTNLNRLVSQVISSLTASLRFDGALNVDVTEFQTNLVPYPRIHFMLSSYAPVISAEKAYHEQLSVAEITNSAFEPSSMMAKCDPRHGKYMACCLMYRGDVVPKDVNAAVATIKTKRTIQFVDWCPTGFKCGINYQPPTVVPGGDLAKVQRAVCMISNSTSVAEVFSRIDHKFDLMYAKRAFVHWYVGEGMEEGEFSEAREDLAALEKDYEEVGAEAGEDEEGDEGDEY; via the exons ATGAGAGAATGCATCTCGGTCCACATCGGCCAGGCCGGTATTCAGGTCGGAAATGCTTGCTGGGAACTCTACTGTCTCGAGCACGGCATTCAG CCTGATGGCCAGATGCCAAGCGATAAGACTGTTGGGGGTGGTGATGATGCTTTTAACACCTTCTTCAGTGAAACTGGTGCTGGGAAGCATGTCCCCCGTGCAGTTTTTGTAGATCTAGAACCTACAGTTATTGATGAGGTCAGGACAGGGACGTACCGACAACTCTTTCATCCTGAACAACTCATTAGCGGCAAGGAAGATGCAGCTAACAATTTTGCTCGTGGCCACTATACCAGTAAAGATCTCTCATTTATCTTTCCCCTTTTGACTTATGCAACCCTGTTTTTTTTCAACTGCTTATGCGCCTCATTTGATTCAGTTGGGAAAGAGATCGTTGATCTGTGCTTGGATCGTATCCGAAAGCTTGCTGACAACTGCACTGGTCTACAAGGGTTCCTGGTTTTCAATGCTGTGGGTGGGGGTACTGGTTCTGGTCTTGGCTCCCTTCTCCTCGAACGACTTTCAGTTGACTATGGCAAGAAGTCTAAGCTTGGGTTCACTGTATATCCCTCACCACAGGTTTCTACCTCCGTTGTTGAGCCCTATAATAGTGTCCTCTCTACCCACTCCCTTTTGGAGCACACTGATGTTGCTGTGCTGCTCGATAATGAGGCGATCTATGATATCTGCAGGCGTTCCCTTGACATTGAGCGCCCCACATATACAAATCTTAACCGATTGGTGTCTCAG GTGATTTCATCGCTAACTGCTTCTCTGAGGTTTGATGGTGCCTTGAATGTAGATGTGACTGAGTTCCAGACTAACCTGGTCCCATATCCCAGGATTCACTTCATGCTTTCATCTTATGCTCCTGTGATCTCAGCTGAGAAGGCCTACCATGAGCAGCTATCGGTTGCAGAGATCACCAACAGTGCATTTGAGCCTTCATCCATGATGGCCAAGTGCGACCCCCGCCATGGCAAGTATATGGCTTGCTGTCTGATGTACAGAGGAGATGTGGTGCCCAAGGACGTCAATGCAGCTGTGGCCACCATCAAGACCAAGCGTACCATCCAATTTGTTGACTGGTGTCCAACTGGATTTAAGTGTGGCATTAATTACCAACCCCCAACCGTTGTTCCTGGTGGTGATCTTGCCAAGGTTCAGAGGGCAGTGTGCATGATCTCTAACTCCACCAGTGTAGCTGAAGTGTTCTCCCGCATTGACCACAAGTTTGACCTTATGTATGCAAAGAGGGCATTCGTTCACTGGTATGTCGGTGAGGGCATGGAGGAAGGTGAATTCTCGGAGGCCCGTGAAGACCTTGCTGCCCTCGAGAAAGATTATGAGGAGGTTGGTGCTGAGGCTGGTGAAGATGAGGAAGGTGACGAGGGGGATGAGTACTAA
- the LOC121259679 gene encoding tubulin alpha-1 chain-like isoform X2 codes for MRECISVHIGQAGIQVGNACWELYCLEHGIQPDGQMPSDKTVGGGDDAFNTFFSETGAGKHVPRAVFVDLEPTVIDEVRTGTYRQLFHPEQLISGKEDAANNFARGHYTIGKEIVDLCLDRIRKLADNCTGLQGFLVFNAVGGGTGSGLGSLLLERLSVDYGKKSKLGFTVYPSPQVSTSVVEPYNSVLSTHSLLEHTDVAVLLDNEAIYDICRRSLDIERPTYTNLNRLVSQVISSLTASLRFDGALNVDVTEFQTNLVPYPRIHFMLSSYAPVISAEKAYHEQLSVAEITNSAFEPSSMMAKCDPRHGKYMACCLMYRGDVVPKDVNAAVATIKTKRTIQFVDWCPTGFKCGINYQPPTVVPGGDLAKVQRAVCMISNSTSVAEVFSRIDHKFDLMYAKRAFVHWYVGEGMEEGEFSEAREDLAALEKDYEEVGAEAGEDEEGDEGDEY; via the exons ATGAGAGAATGCATCTCGGTCCACATCGGCCAGGCCGGTATTCAGGTCGGAAATGCTTGCTGGGAACTCTACTGTCTCGAGCACGGCATTCAG CCTGATGGCCAGATGCCAAGCGATAAGACTGTTGGGGGTGGTGATGATGCTTTTAACACCTTCTTCAGTGAAACTGGTGCTGGGAAGCATGTCCCCCGTGCAGTTTTTGTAGATCTAGAACCTACAGTTATTGATGAGGTCAGGACAGGGACGTACCGACAACTCTTTCATCCTGAACAACTCATTAGCGGCAAGGAAGATGCAGCTAACAATTTTGCTCGTGGCCACTATACCA TTGGGAAAGAGATCGTTGATCTGTGCTTGGATCGTATCCGAAAGCTTGCTGACAACTGCACTGGTCTACAAGGGTTCCTGGTTTTCAATGCTGTGGGTGGGGGTACTGGTTCTGGTCTTGGCTCCCTTCTCCTCGAACGACTTTCAGTTGACTATGGCAAGAAGTCTAAGCTTGGGTTCACTGTATATCCCTCACCACAGGTTTCTACCTCCGTTGTTGAGCCCTATAATAGTGTCCTCTCTACCCACTCCCTTTTGGAGCACACTGATGTTGCTGTGCTGCTCGATAATGAGGCGATCTATGATATCTGCAGGCGTTCCCTTGACATTGAGCGCCCCACATATACAAATCTTAACCGATTGGTGTCTCAG GTGATTTCATCGCTAACTGCTTCTCTGAGGTTTGATGGTGCCTTGAATGTAGATGTGACTGAGTTCCAGACTAACCTGGTCCCATATCCCAGGATTCACTTCATGCTTTCATCTTATGCTCCTGTGATCTCAGCTGAGAAGGCCTACCATGAGCAGCTATCGGTTGCAGAGATCACCAACAGTGCATTTGAGCCTTCATCCATGATGGCCAAGTGCGACCCCCGCCATGGCAAGTATATGGCTTGCTGTCTGATGTACAGAGGAGATGTGGTGCCCAAGGACGTCAATGCAGCTGTGGCCACCATCAAGACCAAGCGTACCATCCAATTTGTTGACTGGTGTCCAACTGGATTTAAGTGTGGCATTAATTACCAACCCCCAACCGTTGTTCCTGGTGGTGATCTTGCCAAGGTTCAGAGGGCAGTGTGCATGATCTCTAACTCCACCAGTGTAGCTGAAGTGTTCTCCCGCATTGACCACAAGTTTGACCTTATGTATGCAAAGAGGGCATTCGTTCACTGGTATGTCGGTGAGGGCATGGAGGAAGGTGAATTCTCGGAGGCCCGTGAAGACCTTGCTGCCCTCGAGAAAGATTATGAGGAGGTTGGTGCTGAGGCTGGTGAAGATGAGGAAGGTGACGAGGGGGATGAGTACTAA
- the LOC121260937 gene encoding LOW QUALITY PROTEIN: LRR receptor-like serine/threonine-protein kinase HSL2 (The sequence of the model RefSeq protein was modified relative to this genomic sequence to represent the inferred CDS: inserted 1 base in 1 codon): MTRPRPKTLLLLFLLFLHCLSMVVALGGDYEILIRVKNAQLDDPNGSLSDWVSNSDRNPCKWTGITCDSRNRSVISIDLSGLGISGGFPFDFCRIRTLQNLSFSDNNFNGSLPSERISVCSRLYLLNLSNNYFVGELPELSSFTVLEVIDLSYNNFTGNIPVSFGGLQSLKVLTLTLNLLTGSIPSFLGNLSELTRLELACNPFKPNALPPEIGNLTKLENLYLLGSNLIGHIPESIGKLASLKNLDLSGNSLSGEIPTGIGGLKSVEQIELYENQLSGGLPESIANLSALLRLDVSENKLTGKLPDKIAAMPLNSLNLNDNFFEGEVPEILSSNPNLQQLKLFNNSFSGKLPDNLGKYSDLEDFDVSTNNFIGQLPKYLCFRKKLQNLIAFKNRFSGSLPESYGDCNSLSYVRIADNELSGKVPDGFWSLPLEFLEMHNNRLEGSVLGSISRARRLTKIFIFDNKFEGEIPAEICELHELIVIDLSKNRFSGDVPTCITGLKKLQRLRMQENQLSGEIPGSVGSWSDMVELNLSRNRFSGKIPAALGNLPVLMYLDLACNSLSGVIPVELTKLKLNEFNVSDNKLHGEVPIGFNNEWYLDSLLGNPDLCSPNLKPLPPCSKPRRAALYFAVILAICALLLAGFLLRFFKAKYQALGGKSNSRWKIISFQRIVFSEEDVIPCLKEENVIGMGGSGQVYKVKLKPGMTVAVKRLWGGTARNPESEAVFRSEIETLGRIRHGNILRLLLXCSGEASWILVYEYMENGSLGDVLHGEKGGALLNWPRRYLIAVGAAQGLAYLHHDCVPAIVHRDVKSNNILLDDEWRPRVADFGMAKTLQREVGQGDAPGSMSRVAGSYGYIAPEYAYTTKVREKSDVYSYGVVLLELITGKRPNDSSFGDDKDIVKWVLERALSSPDGGTGEAISEGCNGVLDQLIDPRMDSCSCDYEEIKKVLKVALLCISELPNKRPSMRKVVELLKEGPN; the protein is encoded by the exons ATGACGCGTCCAAGACCCAAAACCCTTCTGTTgctgtttctcttgtttttgcaCTGTTTATCTATGGTGGTTGCTCTTGGAGGAGACTACGAGATTTTGATTCGGGTGAAGAATGCCCAACTGGACGACCCCAATGGCAGCCTCAGCGATTGGGTTTCGAACAGTGATCGCAATCCCTGTAAGTGGACCGGCATTACTTGCGACTCTCGGAATCGATCGGTTATTTCCATTGATCTATCCGGGTTGGGCATCTCCGGCGGGTTCCCGTTTGATTTCTGCCGGATTAGAACCCTCCAGAACCTCTCTTTCTCGGATAACAACTTCAACGGTAGTCTTCCATCCGAGCGCATATCCGTCTGCTCACGCCTTTACTTGCTTAACCTCTCCAATAATTACTTCGTCGGTGAGCTTCCGGAGCTGTCTTCGTTCACTGTATTAGAGGTCATCGACCTCTCCTACAACAACTTTACCGGGAATATTCCCGTGAGCTTTGGTGGGTTACAGTCGCTGAAAGTGCTCACTCTTACTCTGAACTTGCTCACCGGTTCGATCCCTTCCTTCTTAGGTAATCTGAGCGAGTTGACCCGCTTAGAGCTCGCTTGCAACCCATTCAAGCCCAATGCTTTACCTCCAGAGATTGGAAACCTGACAAAGCTCGAGAATTTATATCTGCTGGGATCGAACCTCATCGGACACATACCAGAGTCAATTGGAAAACTCGCCTCTCTCAAGAACCTAGACTTATCCGGAAACTCTCTTTCAGGCGAGATTCCTACCGGTATTGGCGGATTGAAAAGCGTAGAACAAATCGAACTCTATGAGAACCAGTTGTCCGGTGGATTGCCCGAGAGCATAGCAAACTTGAGCGCTTTGCTCAGACTAGATGtctctgaaaacaaactcaCTGGAAAGTTACCGGACAAGATCGCAGCAATGCCACTAAATTCTCTGAACCTCAACGATAACTTTTTTGAAGGCGAAGTTCCAGAAATTttatcttcgaatccaaatcTGCAACAGTTAAAGCTCTTCAACAACTCATTTTCCGGCAAGCTACCCGATAACCTAGGCAAATATTCCGACTTGGAGGATTTTGATGTTTCTACAAACAATTTCATCGGTCAGTTGCCCAAGTACCTCTGCTTTCGAAAGAAGCTTCAGAATCTAATCGCATTCAAAAATCGTTTCTCTGGAAGTTTACCAGAATCGTACGGTGACTGCAATTCTCTTAGTTATGTGAGGATTGCGGACAACGAACTCTCCGGCAAAGTACCGGACGGTTTCTGGAGTCTTCCGCTTGAGTTTcttgaaatgcataataatagaCTCGAAGGTTCTGTTTTGGGTTCGATATCCCGTGCTCGTAGGCTCACTAAGATCTTCATCTTCGACAATAAGTTTGAGGGCGAAATTCCGGCGGAGATTTGCGAGCTGCATGAACTCATCGTGATCGATTTGAGCAAAAACCGATTTTCCGGCGATGTTCCCACTTGTATAACTGGATTGAAGAAACTACAGAGGCTTAGAATGCAAGAGAACCAGCTCTCCGGGGAGATTCCGGGTTCAGTGGGCTCGTGGTCCGACATGGTCGAGTTGAACCTATCGAGAAACCGTTTCTCCGGAAAAATTCCTGCGGCACTCGGGAATTTACCGGTGTTAATGTATCTAGACCTCGCCTGCAACTCGCTTAGCGGCGTAATTCCGGTGGAGCTGACAAAGCTAAAGCTGAACGAGTTTAACGTCTCAGACAACAAATTGCATGGAGAAGTACCTATTGGGTTCAATAACGAGTGGTACCTCGATAGTCTATTGGGCAATCCGGATCTCTGTAGCCCTAATCTGAAGCCCTTGCCACCATGTTCGAAACCAAGACGCGCTGCTCTGTATTTTGCAGTTATTCTGGCAATCTGCGCTTTGCTCCTCGCTGGATTTCTGTTAAGGTTCTTCAAAGCCAAATATCAAGCATTGGGTGGCAAATCTAACAGCCGATGGAAGATAATCTCCTTTCAACGGATCGTTTTCAGTGAGGAAGACGTAATTCCATGTCTAAAAGAAGAAAACGTGATCGGAATGGGTGGTTCTGGTCAGGTCTACAAGGTGAAGCTCAAGCCGGGTATGACTGTGGCGGTTAAGAGACTTTGGGGAGGTACCGCCCGAAACCCGGAGTCAGAAGCGGTATTCAGATCGGAGATCGAGACGTTGGGTCGGATCCGCCATGGCAATATTTTGAGGCTGCTGT GTTGCAGCGGTGAGGCGTCTTGGATTTTGGTGTACGAGTACATGGAGAATGGGAGCTTGGGCGACGTGCTGCACGGAGAGAAGGGCGGTGCTTTGTTGAATTGGCCTCGTCGGTACTTGATAGCTGTGGGTGCGGCTCAGGGGTTGGCGTATCTTCACCATGACTGCGTGCCAGCGATCGTGCACCGAGATGTGAAGAGCAACAACATATTGTTAGACGACGAGTGGAGGCCGCGCGTGGCGGATTTTGGGATGGCCAAGACTTTGCAGCGGGAAGTGGGGCAGGGGGATGCTCCAGGTTCCATGTCTCGTGTCGCTGGGTCCTATGGCTACATTGCGCCAG AGTATGCTTATACTacgaaagtgagagaaaaaagtgaTGTTTATAGTTATGGTGTGGTGCTTTTGGAGTTAATAACTGGCAAGAGGCCAAATGACTCATCCTTCGGCGATGACAAGGACATAGTGAAGTGGGTTTTAGAGAGAGCTCTATCATCTCCTGATGGAGGAACCGGCGAAGCCATCTCTGAAGGTTGCAATGGAGTCCTGGACCAGCTTATAGACCCGAGGATGGACTCATGCTCGTGCGATTATGAAGAGATTAAGAAGGTTTTGAAGGTGGCTCTCCTCTGTATCTCAGAACTTCCCAACAAAAGGCCCTCCATGCGAAAGGTGGTTGAATTGCTGAAAGAGGGTCCTAATTGA